The following nucleotide sequence is from Candidatus Margulisiibacteriota bacterium.
AGCTTCCTGCCAGAACTCAAGTTTTGGTTCTGAATATTTTACTCTGTCACCCCAAATTGATTTTTGTACACGCTTCAAAATCAGCATAGCCATATCACAGCGCACACCGTCGCAAAGAGCTGCAATCCTCAGGAGTTCTCTAGTCATGTCCATTCTTGTTTCGGTGTTGTAATAATTCAACTGCGCTACATCGTCCCAGGCTGGGAAATATGGATCTTTCCCATGAGCTATTACCTGTCCGGAGACAGTGTCTTTAAAAAACACATCAGGGCTTTTTTGTATGTCTTCTTTTGTTCCCAAAATGTAATGGTCAGGTTTGGAACCAGTCCAGGGGAAATCCAACCCGGTATGGTTCGGAACAAAATCCAATATCAGCTTTATCCCTGCTTTATTCAGTCTTAACCTGAAGGATAACATACTTTGATTACTTCCCAGGCTGGAGTCTACTTCGTATGCGGCGATTGAATATGGGGAAGCGGCAATATCGTCAGCTTTAATGTCAGTTAATAATGATTTCAGTTCCTTAAAAAGTTCCTGATTCGACAAGGCAATTTCCCTGCTCTTTATACTCTTTTTCCAAACACCCATAAGCCATATGGCATCAAAGCCGCTTTTTATAAAAATATCTATTTCATTATCAGGGATATTGTCCAGTGTAATGGATTGCCGATATTTATTGGAAAGCACTTTAAGCCAGATACGTGTGTTAATTTCCAATAAGTTGTTTGCCATTTAAAACTCCCAAATAAAGTCAATTCAGCCCTTAAATTTTACAACACAAAAGCAGACATAACAACTAAAAGAAACTACTCGCTACTTTATAAGAATAAAAATTGAATAAACTAATATTTGTGGAACTGATATACTACCTGATTAATTATATGAGCGATAAAATATTTTTTTTTGAAGATATCGGAGAAGTGCTATTTAAAAAAAGCCTCAAAGCCCGGAGATTAAGGATTACCATCAAACCTTCAGAAACGGTAAAAGTAACTGTCCCTTTATTTGTAAGCATTTCCAGAGCAAAAAATCTTGTGTT
It contains:
- a CDS encoding alpha-amylase family glycosyl hydrolase, whose amino-acid sequence is MANNLLEINTRIWLKVLSNKYRQSITLDNIPDNEIDIFIKSGFDAIWLMGVWKKSIKSREIALSNQELFKELKSLLTDIKADDIAASPYSIAAYEVDSSLGSNQSMLSFRLRLNKAGIKLILDFVPNHTGLDFPWTGSKPDHYILGTKEDIQKSPDVFFKDTVSGQVIAHGKDPYFPAWDDVAQLNYYNTETRMDMTRELLRIAALCDGVRCDMAMLILKRVQKSIWGDRVKYSEPKLEFWQEAIPQIKKSFPDFIFIAEAYWNTEIELLSYGFDYAYDIDFLHALQRNNIEKIRIFMKDKQNGINRLRFLENHDEQRSAVSIGLERIKAAALILMLSPGIHLFYQGQEEGLKIRIPLQLMRPIPEEINEELQSFYNILMTAFKKIQTKDGEWIYIQPEEDGNTDCVLSFFKAPHYLAVINYAHISTDVTIKIPLNSKSADLGFQDLFNLISFKKPVNQIIEKGLYLEMGPYNFHLFKITEE